Proteins found in one Streptococcus anginosus subsp. whileyi MAS624 genomic segment:
- a CDS encoding polyphosphate polymerase domain-containing protein has product MKENKKEQFRHEGKYLIGLKEKELLTQRFQSILKLDKHAQNGGYTIRSLYFDDYWNSAYEEKEAGILMRKKYRIRIYNFSDKGIKLERKKKFENYIYKEAAPLTREETEKIIDGDYDFLLHSPYSLCREFYVECVTNMMRPRVIVDYEREPWVYDTGTVRLTFDSNVRAAIGSYDIFDETLPTLPVLAPGKLVFEVKYTELLPQIIKNIIPPQASEFLAVSKYVLCYEKTAYLHDFGYWYDTDH; this is encoded by the coding sequence ATGAAAGAAAATAAAAAAGAACAGTTTCGGCATGAGGGAAAATACCTGATTGGTCTGAAAGAAAAAGAACTTTTAACTCAGCGCTTTCAATCCATTTTAAAACTAGATAAACATGCTCAAAATGGTGGCTATACCATTCGCAGTCTTTATTTCGATGATTACTGGAATAGCGCTTATGAGGAGAAAGAAGCGGGAATTTTGATGCGGAAAAAATACCGTATTCGAATCTATAATTTTAGTGATAAAGGAATCAAGTTAGAGCGCAAAAAGAAATTTGAAAATTATATCTATAAGGAAGCTGCACCTTTGACACGAGAAGAAACAGAGAAAATTATTGATGGAGATTATGATTTTCTTCTTCATAGTCCTTATTCCTTGTGTCGAGAATTTTATGTTGAATGTGTGACAAATATGATGCGTCCTCGTGTGATAGTAGACTATGAGCGAGAACCTTGGGTCTATGACACAGGGACAGTTCGATTGACATTTGATTCCAATGTTCGTGCTGCTATTGGTAGTTATGATATATTTGATGAAACCTTGCCAACATTGCCTGTTCTCGCACCAGGCAAGCTGGTTTTTGAAGTAAAATATACAGAATTACTACCGCAAATTATAAAAAATATTATTCCCCCGCAAGCTTCCGAGTTTCTTGCTGTATCCAAATATGTCTTGTGCTACGAAAAAACAGCTTACTTACATGACTTTGGATATTGGTATGATACAGACCACTAG
- a CDS encoding CotH kinase family protein produces MDNKWTKFLLIFGLMALAFVILAISDNSGNKPKQPTTKNVKKEKVANINDRHLRDKESLYALKNPDVITMYLTVRRGNNAENTNHSWREINQYSAYDYEKMGVKRYQVAGLLQVGNEKGPVAGEFGFDEEVPNATVQIRGQSSSRSSQKNYKIEIKKSKGNWEGQRTINLNKHPYEYLRFRNKLAFKLMEGIPQIVGLRTQFVHLYVKDETGSGSKNFEDYGLYTQVEQLNKTALEAHGLDRAGQLYKVNNFEFYRKADAIRKENDPKFDKKKFEELLEVKGDHDHTKLIDMLDKLNDNSTTGDEMLEKYFDAENIQYWLAFQILMGNIDSQNRNMFLYSPQNGTRWYILPWDLDDSLRKGERELRRPGALGQNSWRYGVSNYWGNVLFQRLLKSERFRTGLDKVVDELYKNQLSPNNMGELSKQYASIVKPYLERMPDVEHVRLKDGQYDQILNALPNDIEKNYKDYKESLKSPQPFFIDKPKIEDKDLLLKWMSSYDFDNQEITYHVELAKDPDFKEKILDEKGIKGTSIRTKQLPKGQYFVRVIATNSSGKSQAAFEHYRTENARLFGVLGFYVLEDGNVKVDVYERK; encoded by the coding sequence ATGGATAATAAATGGACCAAATTTTTACTGATTTTCGGTTTGATGGCACTTGCATTTGTTATTTTAGCCATTTCTGATAATAGTGGAAATAAACCAAAGCAACCAACTACGAAAAATGTAAAAAAAGAAAAAGTAGCAAATATCAATGATCGTCATCTCCGTGATAAAGAATCTTTATATGCTCTAAAAAATCCTGATGTGATTACGATGTATTTAACGGTGAGACGTGGAAATAATGCGGAAAATACCAATCATTCTTGGCGAGAAATCAATCAATATTCAGCTTACGATTATGAAAAAATGGGAGTGAAACGTTATCAGGTTGCAGGTCTTTTGCAAGTAGGAAATGAAAAAGGTCCTGTGGCGGGTGAATTTGGATTTGACGAAGAGGTTCCAAATGCGACTGTTCAAATTCGAGGACAAAGCTCCAGTCGTTCTAGCCAGAAAAATTATAAGATTGAGATAAAAAAGAGCAAGGGAAATTGGGAAGGTCAGCGGACAATCAACCTAAATAAACATCCCTATGAATACCTGCGTTTCCGAAATAAATTAGCTTTTAAATTAATGGAAGGCATTCCGCAAATTGTTGGACTCCGTACTCAATTTGTCCATTTGTATGTGAAAGATGAGACAGGTTCTGGTTCAAAGAATTTCGAGGATTATGGACTATATACACAAGTGGAGCAATTGAATAAAACAGCTCTTGAAGCGCATGGACTGGATAGAGCTGGACAACTTTATAAGGTGAACAACTTTGAATTTTACCGAAAAGCAGACGCTATTCGGAAGGAAAATGATCCAAAGTTTGATAAGAAAAAATTTGAAGAGCTTTTAGAAGTTAAGGGAGATCACGATCATACGAAGCTTATTGATATGTTGGATAAATTGAATGATAATTCCACGACAGGCGATGAGATGTTAGAAAAATACTTTGATGCCGAAAATATCCAATATTGGTTAGCTTTTCAGATTTTAATGGGAAACATTGATAGTCAAAATCGGAATATGTTCCTTTATAGCCCACAAAATGGGACTCGCTGGTACATTTTACCTTGGGATTTGGACGATTCCTTACGGAAAGGCGAACGAGAACTTCGTAGACCAGGTGCGCTGGGACAAAATAGTTGGCGTTACGGTGTCAGTAACTATTGGGGAAATGTTCTATTCCAACGATTGCTAAAGTCTGAAAGATTTAGAACGGGATTGGATAAAGTAGTCGATGAATTATATAAAAATCAGCTTAGTCCTAACAATATGGGTGAGTTGAGCAAGCAATATGCGAGTATTGTCAAACCGTATCTAGAGCGAATGCCAGATGTGGAACATGTACGGCTCAAAGATGGGCAATATGATCAAATTTTAAATGCTCTTCCAAATGATATTGAGAAAAATTATAAAGATTACAAAGAGAGTCTGAAATCACCACAACCATTTTTCATTGACAAACCTAAAATAGAAGACAAAGACTTACTGCTTAAATGGATGTCATCTTATGATTTTGATAATCAAGAAATTACCTATCATGTAGAATTGGCGAAAGATCCAGATTTCAAAGAAAAAATTCTTGATGAAAAAGGAATAAAAGGGACGAGCATTCGTACTAAACAGTTGCCAAAAGGTCAATACTTTGTGCGTGTCATTGCAACAAATTCATCAGGTAAATCCCAAGCAGCCTTTGAGCACTATCGGACAGAAAATGCTAGACTTTTTGGAGTTCTGGGATTCTACGTGCTGGAAGATGGAAATGTGAAAGTGGATGTCTATGAAAGAAAATAA